A portion of the Drosophila innubila isolate TH190305 chromosome 3L unlocalized genomic scaffold, UK_Dinn_1.0 0_D_3L, whole genome shotgun sequence genome contains these proteins:
- the LOC117788225 gene encoding gram-negative bacteria-binding protein 2-like — protein MHSVALLFINVCFVGWIAAFDIDKTQLTVNIKGSEITVSVPDDRELISVFFSTEFNDECTFGYTFFQNFNNSSSLAYKQDIKKELKNDDEIRILGVFQTTDQVIRKNYDFKIDDQGNLVKQEILENLTEECKCIQSQTEVHFKNVQKCSDTLLFEENFNENLSNWKHELRSRVGGSFLTREFVAYVKDKDNCFLDNGSLHIKASWVYGNYKKFPKLEECTSQTNADKFKYECGPYSENAQVALPAVYSAKLHTKDSFRFKYGRVEIRAKLPIGDWLFPYLILQPVNSKCDDDNVNHIRIGYTRGNKFLHDKNINQIGGNTLFGSVVLWRDGRNFTEYTQQMPGLPEQHYGDAFHNYTMIWRKDRIIFKVDGFNYGEITNRDVLNEINKNECFFVLGLTAGGAVNFPDSVLDSQKFYKNHDAKNSFIFSENTNLKKTWSNPELVIDYIRVYTTHGNEE, from the exons ATGCATAGCGTagctttgctttttattaatgtttgcTTCGTCGGCTGGATTGCGGCTTTTGATATCGATAAAACACAATTGACCGTTAACATAAAGGGAAGTGAGATAACGGTATCAGTGCCTG ATGATCGTGAACTAATATCGGTTTTCTTTTCAACGGAATTTAACGATGAGTGTACTTTCGGGTACaccttttttcaaaatttcaataatagcAGTTCCTTGGCCTATAAGCAAGATATCAAAAAGGAACTGAAGAACGATGATGAGATACGTATACTCGGCGTTTTTCAAACTACAGATCAAgtgataagaaaaaattacgaTTTCAAAATTGATGATCAAGGTAATTTAGTCAAGCAGGAAATATTGGAAAATTTGACTGAGGAATGTAAATGCATTCAATCTCAAACGGaagtgcattttaaaaatgttcaaaaatgtAGCGATACTCTTTTATTTGAGGAAAACTTTAATGAAAATCTCTCCAATTGGAAACATGAGTTACGATCGAGGGTCGGAGGAAGTTTTTTAACCAGGGAATTTGTTGCTTATGTAAAAGACAAGGATAATTGTTTCTTAGATAATGGGTCTTTGCATATAAAAGCTAGTTGGGTTTAcggaaattataaaaaattcccGAAATTAGAAGAGTGCACGAGTCAAACAAAtgctgataaatttaaatatgaatgtgGACCATACTCTGAAAATGCACAGGTTGCACTGCCTGCTGTATACTCGGCAAAGTTGCACACTAAGGACAGCTTTCGCTTCAAGTATGGCCGCGTGGAAATCCGTGCTAAATTACCAATCGGTGACTGGCTATTCCCAT ATCTTATCCTGCAGCCCGTTAACAGTAAAtgtgatgatgataatgtaAATCATATACGCATTGGATATACGCGgggaaataaatttttgcatgATAAGAACATTAACCAAATTGGTGGTAACACTTTGTTTGGAAGCGTCGTTCTGTGGCGTGATGGAAGAAATTTCACAGAGTATACGCAACAAATGCCTGGTTTGCCAGAACAGCATTACGGCGATGCTTTTCATAATTATACTATGATTTGGAGAAAGGATCGGATTATATTTAAGGTTGATGGGTTTAACTATGGCGAAATAACAAATCGGGACGTTCTTAATGAAATAAACAAGAATGAG TGCTTCTTTGTATTGGGTCTGACTGCAGGCGGCGCAGTTAATTTCCCGGATAGTGTGCTCGATAGCCAAAAGTTTTACAAAAATCATGACgccaaaaattcatttatctTTAGTGAGAACACAAATCTAAAGAAAACCTGGTCAAATCCAGAACTGGTTATCGACTATATACGCGTTTACACTACTCATGGAAATGAAGAATAa